The nucleotide window GTCGAACCTTTCTGGGCCTCCGTATCCTCATCAGGAGAGCAGAAATGGTAATAGTACCCACTTCATGGGTTCCtcaatgaatattaaatgagtaaatgccACAAACAGCTTGTAACAGTGCTGGGCTTGTGTCACCTGCCAAAACAAGTGAGCCTGCCATTCGCAGGTCCCGACCAGGTCCTGGGCTCTGTGCTGGACCAGTGGACAGAGGCTGTCCTGCCCTGCAAGTCACAGAGGCACCCCTTGCCTGGCTGTTTCTGTCCTGGCCTGTGTCACTGCCCTGCTCTGTGTTCGCAAATCATctgtcctttccccacccccaaaacctTGCCCAGGAAGTCAGGGCCCTTTGTCACACTGCCTCCAGACACCAGGAACAGCGCCGGGCACAAGGAAGTGCTTGGTAAATACTGGTTAAGTGATCCTATGTACTGGAGTGGAAGGTAAACCTCAAACGTGAACTTGCAGATACAGGcagaccttgttttattgcacttcaccgatactgtgttttttacaaattgaaagtttatGGCCACCCTGAGTCAATCAAGtcttggtgccatttttccaacatcatttgctCACTGCATGTCACTGTCACATTGTGGTAATTCTCaaagtatttcaaactttttcattattattatatttgttaggatctatgatcagtgatctttgatgttactactgtgactcgctgaaggctcagatgatggttagcaatttttagcaataaagtgtttttttaaattaaggtatgtacttttttttagacataatgctactgcacgcttaatagactacagtgtagtgtaaacataacttttatatgcaccggGAAACTGAAAAATTTGtgcaactcgctttattgtggtggtctagaACCGAAGcacagtatctccaaggtatacctgtacttggaaatgctttgaagaaaatgaaacagggtcaggaattccctggcagtccagtggttaagactctgcacctcCATTGCAGGGcgcacggattcaatccctggccgaggaactaagatcccacatgccacaatgcggccaaataaataaataaaacagggtCACGTGAAAGAGAAGGGACTGTGTTACCCAGGATGGTCATGGGAGGGAGACTCAGGGAGCAAGTGACACTTGAGCTGAAATGCAGCTGTGAGAGTTCTCTTTCTAGGACAGTGCTCCTAGTGTAGGGAACAGcaggtgtgttcaaggaacacCAGGGAGGCCTACAAGAGGCAGGAGGGGAGACCAGAGCACAGAGCACCTCACAGGCCAGGGTGAGCCTTCAGGCTTTATTCAGAGTGCGCACCCACATTTTTGAGTGCTCCCTGTGCTGCGATGTGGACCACGGGGCTGAGTCTGGGCATAGGGGAGCAGGGAGCAGCTCTGTGTGCTTAGCTTGGTTGGCCTGGCGTTGGTGCTGCCACTGGTGGAGAGCATGTTAGATGTATATTAgatgaggaggagggagagggggaaggaagcaTTCCTTCATTCCTGGGCCCCAagcctgccctcctccctgccctggaatcccaccccacccaccccgcccCATATTTTCTGGCCAGGCCACCCCTCCTGAAAGCCATGGGCCCAGCTGGAACCTACTGCCTCACCTGCCCCTGGGGGAGGAGTGTTTGCCCGTTGCCAGGCGCCCAGGTTCCGGCCCCTAGTACTGGCAGCAGCCATGCTGCACGCACAGTCCTTCCTGCCATGGCTGCTTCTGCTAGCGATGCCTGTCCGCACCCACACCTGGTCACGGCCCGTGTGGTACCAGGTGGGGCTGGACTTACAGCCCTGGGGGTGCCAGCCAAACAGCCTGGAGGGTTGCAAGGGCAGCCTGGGGTGTCCTGGCCATTGGATGGGCCTGGGGGTGAACCGCATCTACCCAGTGGCTGGGGTCACCATCGCCACTACCATGATGCTGATGCTCAGCCGTGCGGTGATGCAACGGCGGCGCTCACAGGCCACTAAGAGTGAGGTGAGCATGGCACTGCCCTGTCCCCACAGCCTCCTACTTCTGTTCATACCCAATGAGCTCATAATTCTCTACCCATCCTCCCACTCATGTCTTCTGGgcctcctgctgcccctcccccatcactcaCACCCCAGGGTCCCTACATCTGTCCACACCCAACAGTCCCTGCATTTCCCATGGGTAGTACCCTGCCCCATCCTCCCTCTTTAATATCCCTATTCCTCATCCAGCCTCCATGGGCCCCATGACCATACTAGGCCACAACAGACCCTCCACGATCCTCCATCACCCTAAGTCCCCTTTCCCACCACACCTCTGTCCTGTTCCTCTGTTCTCACTCCTGCCTTTTTGTCCTATCCTCAGCATCCGCAGGTGACGGCTAGCCCCTGTGCACCCTGGAAACGACGGGCCCCGATCTCAGACCGTGCCCTACTCCGTGGGGTCCTGCATATGCTGGATGCCCTCCTGGTCCATATTGAGGGCCATCTGCAGCGTCTAGCCACCCAGCAGCGAACCCAAATAAAGGGGACTCCTGCCCAGAGCGGGTGACCCAACATACTCCTCTCTTTGCCTGGTGGCTTGTTGGGGCGGGGATGGCCTGAGGCTCTGGGCCAGGCTCAGGTCTGTGTGTCTTATTATCTCCAGGCCTGTCTGGACCCTGTGCCCCTTTTCTACTTTTAGAGCCAGCACACCCATCGAGGCCTCGGTGCCCATCAATGGCTGGGCAGGTGGGGCCCAGGCTGGCTCACCCTGCTCCATTGCCCACACCAACTGACCCCTCCTCTCTAGGGATCCCACTCATAAATACAACTGCTCCTCTGGGGCTCCTCAGGGGCCCCCAGTGTGGTGGGAGAAGACTTGGCCATCAGGGCAGATGTGGGTGGTCCAGAGAGGGCAGCCCAGAGGTGACCACCTGGCTGAGTCAGGAGCTAGGGCTCCTGGTTGAGCCTGCGGGGcctgagctggggctgggggtagaGGGAGGGCCCTGGCTGCCTTCATCTTTGTGACATCTCAAACATGCTTTGGCACCTAAGTGGCCCTTGCTCTAAAGCCCCTGGAAGTGGGACGAGGGCTGAACCTCCCCAAAGGGGCCttcacctccttcctcccttccttctaccATAGGCATCAGGATCTGCTGATGAACAGAACAGGCTCCTCCCTCACCCACTCACAAATAGGGGAGGGTAGAGGTGGTGATGAAGCAGACTCAAAAACTCAATTCCTCTGCAGAGAGTTGTGCTGAGCCAGTTGGAGTAGGGCAGGTGTGGGCTGACTGCTGGGACCTGAAGGGTGAGTGGGGTGATGAGAGGAGGGGGAGAGTGCTCCAGCCAGAAGGATATGCACATACAAGGGCCAGGTGGGGAAAGAGACCTTGACCTGTTCCATGAACT belongs to Orcinus orca chromosome 10, mOrcOrc1.1, whole genome shotgun sequence and includes:
- the TMEM89 gene encoding transmembrane protein 89 isoform X2, which gives rise to MLHAQSFLPWLLLLAMPVRTHTWSRPVWYQVGLDLQPWGCQPNSLEGCKGSLGCPGHWMGLGVNRIYPVAGVTIATTMMLMLSRAVMQRRRSQATKSEHPQVTASPCAPWKRRAPISDRALLRGVLHMLDALLVHIEGHLQRLATQQRTQIKGTPAQSG
- the TMEM89 gene encoding transmembrane protein 89 isoform X1; its protein translation is MLHAQSFLPWLLLLAMPVRTHTWSRPVWYQVGLDLQPWGCQPNSLEGCKGSLGCPGHWMGLGVNRIYPVAGVTIATTMMLMLSRAVMQRRRSQATKSEHPQVTASPCAPWKRRAPISDRALLRGVLHMLDALLVHIEGHLQRLATQQRTQIKGTPAQSGHQDLLMNRTGSSLTHSQIGEGRGGDEADSKTQFLCRELC